The Armatimonadota bacterium region GCGCCGCATCGAAGATCGCCTCGCTTGCGGCGGCGAACTCTACATCCGGCGTGCAGTTTGTTGGTGTGGACCCAAACTGGAATGAAACAGGTTCCCAGGTACGCGCTTTCACGACCCAATACGGCTGGAACTTTCCAGCCGCCATGGACCGCAGCGGTCATGTGACGCGCGCGCTTCAGGCGGTCGCCACGCCGGAAGTATGGGTGATCGACCGCAGCGGCACCGTTCACTACCACGGCGCCGTCATGGGTCCAGATGGCGCCGCTCCGCTGGCGGACGCGCTCGCGGCGCTGGCTGCAAACAACCCTATCACCGTGGCAGACACTCGGGCCGTTGGGTGCCGATTACGCATGAAGCGGCCGCGGCGGGGCCATTAATGACCGCCCTGGACACCTGCTTCCTGAAAGCTCTCTCCGAAGCGCCCTCGGTCGGCACCGCGTGCGCGCCTGTGATGCGGCTGCTGCGGACGTTTTTTGGCGAGGGCTGGGAAGCCGAGTTTGTCAGCGACGGATTCTGCCTGTTTCACTGCGGCGCGCCGGAGGCCATCCACACGCTGTATGTATCGCACGTGGACGAGGTCGGTGGGTGCGTCTACGGTCCAGCAGGTGGCGAGGATGGCGGCGGATGGACAACCCGCCACTGGGGCAATACCGCACAAGTGTTTGCCGACGCTCGACTTCAGGCCATGGACTACCTGGCGGAATCGGGAGATGCCGCCTTCGACGTTTCAGCGCGCGCGGTAACCACTCCCTCCTCCGGGGACGTGGACCTGGGGCAGAAACTGGTTCTGGATGGCGAAGCGATTCGGCCGTACCGAACTGTGTTCACGTTCCGGCAGGATGCCGAGATCGATGGAGACCTGCTATCGGGCAAGGCGCTGGACCCGCGCGTAACGGCATACGCAGCTGCCGAAGCCGCCCGAACGCACAGCGTTCCCGGCGTGGCTGCGCTGTTCGTAATGGCGGAGGAGTGCGCGATGGAGGTCGCCCGGAAAGCTGTGGTATGGCTGCAGCGCCGAGCACCTAACCTGCGGCTGATCGTAAATGCCGACGTGCCGTCAATTGGCGCGCTTGGCGAAGGCCGGCTCGATACTCCAGCTATCCGGATATTTGAGGGCCGCAATTTCATCGATCCAACTGTGGGAATCCGGATGGCGGAGCGGCTCGAGCGGCTCGGTCTGACTCTGCACCTCACGTCGTCGCGAAGCGGCAGTCAAACGGTGCTGTTCACGCCTCTGGCGCATACGCTGTCCATAGCGCTGCCGAGCGACGGAGTGCACCTGCCGGTGGTGAGGATGAGCCTCACCGGAATCTCACGGCTCGTCGAGCTGCTCGGCGCGATTCCGGATGAGGCCGACACCGCCAATTGGGAACCGGATGGACTGGGCTGAAGCACGCTGGCCGAAGCGCCTCCGCGTCACCGGAGCGGCAGGAACCTGACGCAGCGGTCGCGAACACGCGCTCGCACTGCCACGCAGCCGTCGGCGGCGCCGCGCCGGCCACAACTCAGGAGAAAGGTCAAGGATGTCTCGAATACCAATTGCGCTTCAGCTCTACTCCGTGCGAGAGGATTGCGCGCGCGATCTACCGGGTGTGCTCAAGGCGGTTGCCGGTATGGGCTACGAGGGCGTGGAGTTCGCCGGATACTACGGCCGGACGGCAGCCGAGTTGCGCGCCTTGCTGGATGAGAATGGTCTCAAATGCTGCGGCACACACACGGGAATCGATACACTCCTTGGGCCGAAGCTGACGGAGACCGTGGAGTTTAACAAGACGATCGGCAACCGGTTTCTGATTGTGCCGGGCCTGCCGCGCGAGCGAACGGAGTCCCGAGCGGCGTGGCAGGAGACGGCCAGGGTGATCAACGGGATCGCCGCCGATCTGGAGCCGCTGGACATGCAGGTGGGTTACCACAACCACCACACGGAATTCACGCCCCTGGATGGCGAGCTGCCCTGGGATACCTTCTTTGGCGCCACGCGCTCCGATGTGGTGATGCAATTTGACACCGGCAACGCCATGCATGGCGGCGCCGATGCGCCGCCGTTTCTGGAGCGATATCCGGGCCGGGCCCTCACGGTACATCTCAAGGAGTACAAGCAGGGTTGGGATCAGGCGCTTATCGGCGAAGGCGACATTCCGTGGCAGGAGATCTTCCGCCTCTGCGAAACCAGTGCGGGCACGCAATGGTACATCGTGGAGCAGGAGAGCTACGCGTTCCCTCCGCTGGAGTGCGTCGACAAGTGCCTCAAAAACCTGAAGGCCATGGGCCGGTAGCTGGGCCTATACTGGACGAGGCGGGTCGGGTCCGCGTTGGCGGACCCGACGCTGCTCTCAAGAGCGGAGAGGGGCGGAGTTTGGTGGACGGCTGGCCAAACGGGCTGCGCTGATTACTGCCGCGTTACGCTTGACGGGCTTCTCCTTGATGGTTCCGGCGTGCAGCAGCCAGAGTATGGCAAGGCCGGCCAGGATGCGGTACGCAATGAAGATGCCGGTATTGTGCTCTTTCATGTAACCAAGGAACCAGCGAATTACCACGTAGGCCAGCAGACCCGCTACCACTGCGGCTACAATACCGGGTCCCGCTGCGCCGGCGAGGCCGCCGGCTTTGAGCGATTTGAGCAGCTTGTAGAGGCCCGCCGCGGTTATCGCGGGAATGCTGAGCAGGAAGCTGAATCGCGCCGCAGTCTCACGATCAAAGTTCCGGAACAGCCCGGCAGTGATCGTCACGCCGGATCGGGAGGCTCCCGGCACCAGCGCCAGAACTTGCGCCCAGCCGACCACCTGACTGTCTGCCATGGTCATTTGATCCAGCTTCGTCCGCTTTTTGCCGATAATCTCAGAGACCCACAGTACAAGGCCCAGCAGGATGAGGCTGGCAGCCACTACCGGAAGGCGGCGGAACGATGTATCGATCTTCTTTTCCAGCAGAACGCCGAAAATGATGATGGGTATGGTGCCGAGGAGCGTATACCAGCCGAGACGGGCGTCCAGATCATCGGCAGCTACATTCCGGGGTGTGCGGGTACGGATTATTCCTTTGATGTACCGGCCGATATCACTCCAGAAGTAGAGAACAATGGCGATTATCGGCCCGAGTTGGGCGATGGCCGAGAACGCAGCGCCGGGGTCGCGCTGATGGAACAGCTGCGGCACCACATCCATGTGCGCCGTGCTGCTGACAGGAAGGAACTCGGTAAGGCCCTGGAGCAGGCCCAACCATACTGCGTGAACGTACGTAACGGGTGCAGGGTGCAAACGAGGTCTCCATGGTCTGCCGCATATTGGGCCACAAAGTGGGATGGAACCGGGCAGGCGGACGGCACAGATTATACCGCCCGGC contains the following coding sequences:
- a CDS encoding sugar phosphate isomerase/epimerase translates to MSRIPIALQLYSVREDCARDLPGVLKAVAGMGYEGVEFAGYYGRTAAELRALLDENGLKCCGTHTGIDTLLGPKLTETVEFNKTIGNRFLIVPGLPRERTESRAAWQETARVINGIAADLEPLDMQVGYHNHHTEFTPLDGELPWDTFFGATRSDVVMQFDTGNAMHGGADAPPFLERYPGRALTVHLKEYKQGWDQALIGEGDIPWQEIFRLCETSAGTQWYIVEQESYAFPPLECVDKCLKNLKAMGR
- the uppP gene encoding undecaprenyl-diphosphatase UppP; its protein translation is MHPAPVTYVHAVWLGLLQGLTEFLPVSSTAHMDVVPQLFHQRDPGAAFSAIAQLGPIIAIVLYFWSDIGRYIKGIIRTRTPRNVAADDLDARLGWYTLLGTIPIIIFGVLLEKKIDTSFRRLPVVAASLILLGLVLWVSEIIGKKRTKLDQMTMADSQVVGWAQVLALVPGASRSGVTITAGLFRNFDRETAARFSFLLSIPAITAAGLYKLLKSLKAGGLAGAAGPGIVAAVVAGLLAYVVIRWFLGYMKEHNTGIFIAYRILAGLAILWLLHAGTIKEKPVKRNAAVISAARLASRPPNSAPLRS